A genomic window from Helicobacter ganmani includes:
- a CDS encoding glycosyltransferase has translation MIHSLKNQSFKQRALYTHYYETLPLNDKTILYESFHGRLMSCNPYAIFKFLLNDERFKDFTHIWVIESSDYIKREYWRLKNLICVKRGSNLYLRYLASAKYLINNTTFPYYFIRKEGQFYLNTWHGTAMKSLGKYIKTTFLEHSNTQRNFLQTTHIINPNAFMQKVLLEDYGISKIYCGKALLSGYARIDLTLQETNKQRLREHFGIKEGEKVLLYAPTYRGFFGQAEFEYATITRLLQELSVMSFKILFKGHYETLKYIEKEDLRICDANDREIDTNELLSIVDILITDYSSIAFDFMPLDRPILYYAYDYAQYKKERGVYFGFEELGLKYCKSIEEVKVLLGDTKFLSAKNRYTHLKERFFPLEDGNSTQRIVDFFFFDRYDSSKLYQVQPQKPKILMFQGHFMPNGIGSAFKNLIAHLRQEYDFFVSVNGGQIAPYPERLAIFDSIRDKVEILPAVGTLNLDIQEKWLLGGEFVGERNNEQESLVQKAWEREWRRVYGECEFDCCINYEGYSLYWAFLYAYAPLKRKYIFLHNTMQGEFYKKFPQLEGIFYLYKRFSKLLSVSEATNAQNREDLSDKYGITKDRFCTLHNFINADEVLRKSAIPLEKEIERKCFKQGYRVFINIARLSIEKDQTSLILAFARISKEIPKLTLLILGEGALREQLERLIVRLGMKNKVFLLGFQANPYNFLKKADFFALSSEHEGQALVLAEAIILKRPILCTDFTCARDFLGEHDEYGLVVPRGEEGIYQGLKRMLQSPLTFKEFDSEGYNQRLLGQYRTILGGGDDI, from the coding sequence ATGACGAGCGGTTTAAGGATTTCACGCATATTTGGGTGATTGAAAGTAGTGATTATATCAAAAGAGAGTATTGGAGGCTAAAGAATCTCATTTGTGTCAAACGCGGAAGTAATTTGTATCTGCGCTATCTTGCAAGTGCAAAATACCTTATCAACAACACGACTTTTCCTTATTATTTCATTCGCAAAGAGGGGCAATTCTATCTCAACACTTGGCACGGCACTGCGATGAAAAGTCTTGGAAAATACATCAAAACAACCTTTTTAGAGCATAGTAATACACAAAGAAACTTCTTGCAAACCACACACATTATCAATCCTAACGCATTTATGCAAAAAGTGCTTTTAGAGGATTATGGGATTTCTAAGATTTATTGTGGCAAGGCTTTGCTTAGCGGTTATGCAAGGATAGATTTGACTTTGCAAGAGACAAATAAGCAAAGATTAAGAGAACATTTTGGAATAAAAGAGGGAGAAAAGGTGCTATTGTATGCGCCAACTTATAGAGGATTCTTTGGGCAAGCAGAGTTTGAGTACGCGACCATCACGAGGCTCTTGCAAGAGCTCTCCGTAATGTCCTTTAAAATCCTTTTTAAAGGACATTACGAAACTCTTAAGTATATAGAGAAAGAAGACTTAAGAATCTGTGATGCCAATGATAGAGAGATAGATACCAACGAGCTTTTAAGCATTGTAGATATTTTAATCACGGATTATAGCTCCATTGCATTTGACTTTATGCCCCTTGATAGACCGATTCTGTATTATGCGTATGATTATGCGCAATACAAAAAAGAACGGGGTGTGTATTTTGGCTTTGAGGAGCTAGGGCTAAAATACTGCAAGAGTATAGAGGAAGTCAAAGTGCTTTTGGGCGATACGAAGTTTTTGAGTGCGAAAAATCGCTACACGCATCTTAAGGAGCGGTTTTTCCCGCTAGAAGATGGCAATTCTACACAAAGAATCGTAGATTTCTTTTTCTTTGATAGATACGATTCTAGCAAACTCTATCAAGTGCAGCCTCAAAAGCCAAAAATCTTAATGTTTCAAGGGCATTTTATGCCCAATGGGATTGGAAGTGCGTTTAAGAATCTCATTGCGCATTTGCGCCAAGAGTATGATTTCTTTGTTAGCGTCAATGGCGGGCAGATTGCGCCTTATCCCGAGCGACTAGCGATTTTTGATTCTATTAGGGACAAGGTAGAGATTCTACCAGCAGTAGGCACACTAAACCTTGATATACAAGAAAAATGGCTGCTTGGAGGGGAGTTCGTAGGAGAGAGAAATAACGAGCAGGAATCCCTCGTGCAAAAGGCTTGGGAGAGAGAATGGCGCAGAGTGTATGGAGAATGTGAGTTTGATTGCTGTATCAATTATGAAGGATATAGTTTGTATTGGGCATTTTTGTATGCGTATGCACCGCTAAAGCGCAAGTATATTTTCTTGCACAATACAATGCAAGGAGAGTTTTATAAAAAATTCCCTCAATTAGAGGGAATTTTTTACCTTTATAAAAGATTTTCCAAGCTCCTAAGCGTAAGTGAAGCAACTAATGCGCAAAACAGGGAGGATTTATCCGATAAATATGGAATCACTAAGGACAGATTCTGCACTTTGCACAATTTCATCAACGCTGATGAGGTGCTAAGGAAGTCCGCGATTCCATTAGAAAAGGAAATAGAGCGCAAATGCTTTAAGCAAGGCTATAGGGTCTTTATTAATATTGCGCGGCTTTCTATTGAAAAAGACCAAACAAGCTTGATTTTGGCTTTTGCTAGAATAAGCAAGGAGATTCCTAAACTTACTTTGTTGATTTTGGGGGAGGGGGCGTTGAGGGAGCAATTAGAGAGGCTTATTGTAAGGCTTGGAATGAAAAATAAAGTCTTTTTGCTTGGATTCCAAGCCAATCCTTATAATTTCCTTAAAAAAGCCGATTTTTTTGCGCTTTCCAGCGAGCACGAGGGGCAAGCCCTCGTGCTCGCTGAAGCGATAATACTAAAGCGTCCGATTCTTTGCACAGATTTTACTTGTGCGAGGGATTTTTTAGGCGAACACGATGAATACGGGCTTGTTGTCCCAAGAGGAGAGGAGGGAATCTATCAGGGGTTAAAGCGAATGCTACAATCCCCACTTACTTTTAAAGAGTTTGATAGTGAGGGATATAATCAAAGGCTACTTGGACAATACCGCACGATTCTAGGAGGGGGTGATGATATTTAA